The [Bacillus] selenitireducens MLS10 genome includes a region encoding these proteins:
- a CDS encoding peroxiredoxin-like family protein, with translation MREAHSDIEETGTKLVVVAPSNRSFIEQFTHLFGPFPYPIYGDPERQIYKHMQLKTMNKVKLLAMAGAAFASGKVKGFMPKKQAQKNFVMKSMKTQDVYIQGGAFLYDGEGKLLWKHIDQSPDDHAKINTIKSKLP, from the coding sequence TTGCGTGAGGCTCATTCGGACATCGAAGAAACCGGAACCAAGCTCGTCGTCGTTGCTCCGTCTAACCGCTCATTCATCGAACAGTTCACCCATCTGTTTGGACCGTTCCCTTACCCCATTTACGGGGATCCTGAACGACAGATCTACAAACACATGCAGCTGAAAACGATGAACAAAGTCAAACTCCTTGCCATGGCAGGCGCTGCGTTTGCGAGCGGAAAAGTAAAAGGCTTTATGCCAAAGAAACAAGCACAGAAAAATTTTGTTATGAAATCGATGAAGACGCAGGATGTTTATATCCAGGGTGGGGCATTTCTTTACGACGGTGAGGGGAAGCTCTTATGGAAACATATCGATCAGTCCCCTGATGATCATGCGAAGATCAACACGATCAAATCGAAGTTACCCTGA